From one Pagrus major chromosome 21, Pma_NU_1.0 genomic stretch:
- the mcm4 gene encoding DNA replication licensing factor MCM4, with product MSSPTSTPGRKRGRDGNPATPSSEGPISPPSQRRRGQDSSNGDLMPMPTSPATDMLSPAAPQDASLFSSPRASVLPNEVDMSSPLMYGTPSSRVEGTPRSSVRGTPARQRPDLGSVRKAPQVDLHSEPPSTDGAVASEPNAGQRLVIWGTDVNVGVCKEKFQRFLQRFIDPTANEDENAGLDLNEPLYMQKLEEISVVGDPVLNVNCLQVQSFDAELYRQLICYPQEVIPTFDMAVNELFFERFPDSILEYQIQVRPYNALKTRNMRTLNPEDIDQLITISGMVIRTSQLIPEMQEAFFQCQVCAYSTRVEIDRGRIAEPAVCRHCNNTHSLALVHNRSAFSDKQMIKIQESPEDMPAGQTPHTTIVYAHNDLVDKVQPGDRINITGIYRAVPMRVSPIQSNVKSVYKTHIDAIHFRKTDEKRLHGLDEDAEQKLFTEDRVQTLKELAAKPDVYERLSSALAPSIYEHEDIKKGILLQLFGGTRKDFSQTGRGNFRAEVNILLCGDPGTSKSQLLQYVFNLVPRGQYTSGKGSSAVGLTAYVMKDPETRQLVLQTGALVLSDNGICCIDEFDKMSDSTRSVLHEVMEQQTLSIAKAGIICQLNARTAVLAAANPVESQWNPKKTTIENIQLPHTLLSRFDLIFLMLDPQDEAYDRRLAHHLVSLYYQSEEQMEEEFLDMAVLRDYIAYARTYINPRLSEEASQALIEAYVDMRKIGSGRGMVSAYPRQLESLIRLAEAHAKVRFSEKVETIDVEEAKRLHREALKQSATDPRTGFVDISILTTGMSATARKRKEEVAQALKKLIQAKGKTPAMKYQQLLDDLRGQSETAITKELFDEALRSLADEDYLTVTGKTVRLLA from the exons ATGTCTTCCCCAACCTCGACTCCGGGCCGCAAACGTGGAAGGGATGGCAACCCGGCCACAC CCAGCAGTGAGGGCCCCATATCCCCTCCCTCTCAGCGACGCAGAGGCCAGGACTCCTCCAACGGGGACCTGATGCCGATGCCCACCTCCCCGGCCACCGACATGCTCAGTCCAGCAGCGCCCCAGGACGCTTCTCTGTTCTCCAGCCCACGTGCCTCAG TTCTGCCCAATGAAGTGGACATGAGCTCCCCACTGATGTATGGGACCCCCAGCTCCAGGGTTGAAGGAACCCCTCGCAGCAGTGTGCGTGGCACTCCTGCCAGACAGCGTCCTGATCTGGGGTCAGTCAGGAAGGCTCCACAAGTCGATCTTCACTCTGAGCCG cCCAGTACTGATGGTGCTGTGGCCAGTGAGCCAAACGCAGGCCAGAGACTGGTGATCTGGGGGACTGACGTCAATGTCGGGGTCTGCAAGGAGAAGTTCCAG AGGTTCCTGCAGAGGTTCATTGACCCGACCGCCAATGAAGACGAGAACGCTGGTCTGGACCTCAACGAGCCTTTATACATGCAGAAGCTGGAAGAG ATCAGCGTTGTTGGTGATCCAGTGCTGAATGTGAACTGTCTGCAAGTGCAGTCCTTTGATGCAGAGCTTTACAGGCAGCTCATCTGCTACCCACAG GAAGTCATCCCAACTTTCGACATGGCAGTCAATGAGCTTTTCTTTGAGCGCTTTCCAGACTCCATCCTGGAGTACCAGATCCAAGTCCGCCCCTACAACGCCCTGAAAACCCGCAACATGAGGACCCTGAACCCAGAAG ACATCGATCAGCTGATCACCATCAGCGGCATGGTGATCCGCACCTCGCAGCTCATCCCCGAGATGCAGGAGGCTTTCTTCCAGTGCCAGGTGTGCGCCTACAGCACCCGTGTGGAGATAGATCGCGGCCGCATCGCTGAGCCGGCTGTGTGTCGCCACTGCAACAACACCCACAGCCTGGCGCTCGTTCACAATCGCTCAGCCTTTTCTGACAAACAGATG ATCAAAATTCAAGAGTCTCCAGAGGACATGCCAGCCGGTCAGACGCCTCACACAACTATTGTCTATGCTCATAACGACCTGGTTGATAAAGTGCAGCCAGGAGACCGCATCAACATCACAG GTATCTACAGAGCGGTCCCCATGCGCGTGAGCCCCATTCAGAGCAACGTGAAGTCCGTGTACAAGACTCACATCGATGCCATTCACTTCCGTAAGACGGACGAGAAGCGCCTGCACGGCTTGGACGAGGATGCGGAACAGAAGCTGTTCACCGAAGACAGAGTGCAGACCCTGAAGGAACTGGCAGCCAAGCCAGACGTCTACGAACGCCTCTCCTCTGCCCTCGCACCCAGTATCTATGAGCACGAGGACattaaaaag GGCATTTTGCTGCAGCTGTTCGGCGGCACCCGTAAGGACTTCAGCCAGACCGGCCGCGGCAACTTCCGCGCTGAGGTCAACATCCTGCTCTGCGGAGACCCCGGCACCAGTAAGTCCCAGCTGCTGCAGTACGTCTTCAACCTGGTGCCCCGCGGCCAGTACACGTCGGGGAAGGGCTCCAGCGCTGTGGGTCTCACCGCCTACGTGATGAAGGACCCGGAGACCAGGCAGCTTGTCCTGCAGACCGGAGCTCTGGTGCTCAGCGACAACGGCATCTGCTGCATCGACGAGTTCGACAAGATGAGCGACAGCACGCGCTCCGTGCTGCACGAGGTCATGGAGCAGCAGACGCTCTCCATCGCCAAG GCTGGAATTATTTGCCAGCTGAACGCCCGCACTGCTGTGTTGGCCGCTGCTAACCCTGTTGAATCTCAGTGGAATCCCAAAAAGACCACGATCGAGAACATTCAGCTGCCTCACACGCTGCTGTCCAG ATTTGACCTCATCTTCCTGATGCTGGATCCCCAGGACGAGGCTTACGACCGCAGGCTGGCACACCACCTGGTGTCGCTGTACTACCAGAGCGAGgagcagatggaggaagagtTCCTCGACATGGCTGTGCTGCGGGACTACATCGCATACGCACGAACATACATTAACCCAAGGCTGAGCGAGGAGGCCAGCCAGGCTCTCATTGAG GCTTACGTGGACATGAGGAAGATCGGGAGTGGACGTGGGATGGTGTCCGCCTACCCAAGACAGCTGGAGTCCCTGATCCGCCTGGCAGAGGCCCACGCCAAGGTGCGCTTCTCTGAGAAGGTGGAGACCATCGACGTGGAGGAGGCCAAGCGGCTGCACCGAGAGGCCCTCAAACAGTCGGCAACCGACCCCAGAACAGGATTCGTCGACATCTCTATTCTCACAACAG GTATGAGTGCGACCGCCCGCAAGCGCAAGGAGGAGGTTGCCCAAGCCCTGAAGAAACTGATCCAGGCCAAGGGAAAGACACCTGCCATGAAATACCAGCAGCTGCTCGATGACCTCAGAGGACAGTCTGAAACT GCGATCACGAAGGAGCTGTTCGACGAGGCGCTCCGATCCCTGGCTGACGAGGATTACTTGACGGTCACTGGCAAGACTGTTCGTCTCCTGGCCTGA